GCCCCCTTGCCTTAGCGAGTTGGTTTTGGGCTTCCGCCGGCGCAGTGACAGATTTTGCCTGCTCTATGGTTTTTGCCGCTTCCCCGCTCAGTTGCTTCGCTGTTCTCATCTCCTGACACGTACCAAGTACACAAGGACGGCTCAGGGGGTAAACAATGGCAGCCAGCAGGAACAGCGCCACTCCCGTACCTGCCAGCAGCATCGGCAGACTGGAGCTAGAGGATGCCGGCTTTGCCGGTGCCGATTTCGGCGGGTTCTGCTGTTCGGGTGCCGGGGTTTCTGGGGACTCGTTGGCTGGTTCAGCTTTGATGGCCGGTTCTGAAACCTCCCAACCCTCCGGTAAACTCCAGATATCCTCGATCTCAGCCACACCGGCTCTGGTTGCTGGCTTTTCAACCGAGCTTCCCATCCCTGTAGCCTCCTGCAGCCGCGTTGCCTTTGACCCTTGCTCTCTAGCCGAGCCGGCCTGTGGCTTCATCATAAAGGTGTGGGAGGCATAAGGCTGTTTTTTGCTTGCCAATCGCAGGTATAGTTGCACCTTTTGCGTCAAGTCAGGTTGCAAACCTTTGATGGCTTGCTCTAAAGCGTTGAATACTTGTTGCGGATCGGGCACAACCACATCTGGATGCTGGCTCACCACAGTTAAAGTTTCTTCTTGGCGACTGCACCGTACCTGAAGTGGGCCATTTGGGAAGAATTTCAACTGCAAGCGTTCTTCTAACAGCTGTCCTAGAATTTGTAAGTCACCCTGCCGTACTGCTGTTGTCATAGGGCCATTCCACCTGTTTTGTTATTTAACGACTGAAGCAGGTTTTACCATAATTTGGCTTGGCTGAGCCGTTACTCAAATACATCATTCACTATACTTGGCTCTGGCTTTACTTGCCTTTTGTGTGTTAGCGCGTAGCCAACGCTGTGATAAAAAACTTAACAATTAACTTTTAGAACTTTGCAATGATTTGGGTCGCGCTATTTATATCGCTGAGGATTATAGCACATACCTGCGATAAAGTTATGATTTTTGCTAACGTGGAGGTCACTATATTTTAAATTTTAAAGTTGCGTGAGGGCGAACACCCTGTCACCGACAATACTTACCGAAACGGATATATCGTGAATTAGCGCCACAGTCAGTTCAAAGAGCACGCTATTGTAAGGGTCAACCCTGATATGGTAGTAGAATCCCCCGTAATTTTAGGTGCTCAAGCGTTCATAATGTCTCCTAGCATTCCACTAGATGAACAAGTGGTTTCGATGACCGGCACATCTTCTGGAATTGGCGCAGCACTCGCCCAGCTGTTCGCCCAACGATTCCTCCGCATCCCCTTCGTGCTACCTTGCCGCCGCAAACCGCTCAATCTCGCAGCCGTCCTCTGTCACGGAGGCGGTGCCGGCTTGCTTTGGGCTGCCAAGATGCTCAGCATCAAACAAGTAGAAGCCTTAGCGGAAGAAACGATAAGCCATTGTAGGACAGCCAGTAGCGCCGGTTACAGGCTGATCAGGCTAGTCAAACACATTTGTGCATCCGAGTTCTATCGGCAGATCCTAGGAATCTGGGCGTTAATGCCGGTGATGGGATTTTTCTTGGAACGGCTCGCTTTTCTCTTAGCGAGAGTTGACTACGCGTTTAAAATTGCCCTAGCAGAACTAACTAACGCCTTGGGAATACAACTAGCCCCGGTCAATCTCTCTGTCAGCATTATTGAACCGGAGTTAGTGAATTCTACTTTTTTTAACGGAGCAACTAAAAGGGTAGAATTGCTTCCCCAATCCCGGCACAAATGCGGCGAAAGTGCAAATTAGGAATGGGTAATGGCTAATAGGGGATGGGGCATCTAATTTATGACTTATGACTTAGAACACTGGATATCAGGCTTTTGTGGGGGAAATTCCCCACAATCTTGGGATGGCAATTTCATTCTTGAACTTTCATCCTTTATTCCGAACTCAAAAAAGGGCGTGGCATTGCCATGCCGGTATCACCTTTCACTAAACTGATAGTTAATATGGACTTGCTAGAATACCAAGCCAAAGAATTATTTCGTGAAATGGGCATTCCCGTTTTGCCCTCGCAACGCATTGATCATCCCAGCGATCTCAAGGGACTGAGAATTCCCTATCCAATTGCGCTCAAATCTCAAGTTCGCGTCGGCGGACGGGGTAAAGCCGGCGGGGTCAAGTTTGTAGAAAACACCATTGATGCCGTCGCTGCTGCCCAGGCAATCTTTCATTTGCCCATCATGGGCGAATACCCGCAAGTAGTTTTGGCAGAGTCAAAATACGACGCTGACCAAGAATTTTATCTGGCAGTTATTCTTGATCGCGCCACCCGCCGGCCTGTGCTTTTGGGTTCTATTAAGGGAGGCATCGATGCCGAAGCAACCCTCGAATACATCCAGCTGGTTGTCGTTGATGAGGAATTTTCCCCATTTTACGCTCGGCGTTTGGCGTTGAAGATGGGATTGAAAGGCGAACTGATTGAGTCAGTTAGCGGCATCGTGCAAAAAATGTACCAGTTGTTTGTCCAAAAAGACTTGGATTTAGTGGAAATTAATCCCCTCGGCATTAGTGCCACTGGCCAAGTTATGGCACTCGATGGCAAAGTGACTGCCAACGATGAAGCTTTGGGGCGGCATCCGGAACTGGCTACGCTTGCGTCAAAAATGTCTAAACGCGCCAAAGACGAGGAAATTCCACCAGCACTCGCGAACCAGAATTTTGTCCAGCTAGACGGAAATATTGCGATTATTTGCAATGGAGCCGGCTTGACAATGGCCACGTTAGATTTAGTCTGCTTTACCGGCGGCCAGCCAGCGAATTTTCTCAATATTTCCCCCCTATCTAATGAGGCCGGTTGGAGAATGGCCTCTTATGATTCAATTCCTGGAAACCCGCTTCCCAAAGAGGTTGACAGCTGGAGCGAATACTTAGAACAAGCGCTGGAACTAGCAACTCAAAACAAAAATGTTAAGGTTGTCCTCGTCAATATTCTCGGCAGTGTGACGCTGTGTGAGGAGACGGCAGCAGCGATTGAAACTTATTTGAAGCGACGAGAAAGTTCTTCTCGAACGCGCAGTGGGCTTCATGTTATTGTCCGCCTTGTTGGGGGCAATCTTTCTGTAGCCAAAGAGCGCTTGTCTGCGATTAAAGTGCCCTTGATTGAGGATTTGGAAGAGGCAGTGGCGAAAGCCGTGGATAAAGCAAAAGCGGTGGTTGGTTATTAGATTTTTGAGAAAGGTATTTTTTAACCACATAAATACAAATTTGTAAACGGTTGAGGTGATAGGAAAATTGGCAGTTGGAGACTTTTTTACGAGGTTGATGAATCGTTCGGTTATTTGTCATAAAGTCAGGAGTTAGCAGGTCGTGAAAAAAACAACGTGCCAGCAACCACTGATACCAAACAAAGGACAAAAAACAAAGGGAAAAAAACAGCTGGCAGGAGATTTGATGAGTTTTAAAGCAGACAGTAAAGTTTTGATACAGGGCATCGCAGAAACGCTGGGTTCAACCCATGCAGCTTTGATGAAGACTTATGGCACTAATGTCGTCGCGGGTGTTAGCGCCGGCAAAGGAGGGCAAACACTGCACGACATTCCCGTATTTGATATGGTGGATCAGGCGCTGCCGGCGGTTGGCCCGGTGGACATCACGGCGATTTTTACGCCGGCTTACTTGGTACTTGATGCCGCCTTAGAAGCAATTGCCGCCGGCATTCGGCAAATAATTATTATCACCGAGGGTGTGCCACCGCTCGATATGGTTCGCTTAGCCGCAAAAGCTGAAGCCACCGACACCCTAGTAATTGGCCCTAGCTGTCCGGGTGTAATTGTACCGGGAAAAGTTTTGCTAGGAACCCATCCCAGTGAATTTTACATCCCTGGCCCTGTGGGGTTGATCAGTCGCAGCGGCACTCTGACGTACGAAATTGCCCGCGAGTTAACCCGATCCGGTTTAGGTCAATCTACCTGTGTCGGCATTGGCGGCGATGCAATTGTTGGTTCTTCTTTTCAGCAATGGTTGCAAATTTTAGAGGAAGATGACGCAACCGAGGTGATTGTTTTAGTCGGAGAGATTGGCGGCGCAAGTGAAGAAGCGGCTGCACGGTATATTGATGAGGCGATTGATAAGCCGGTGATTGCTTATATAGCCGGCCACCACGCCCCCAAAGGCAGACGCTTAGGACACGCCGGCGCGATTATTACTGCTGGTTTAGCGGATTTAGGGGCAGATGTTGGCACAGCAGAAAGCAAGATGGCCGCTTTTAAGCAAGCCAAAGTGCCGGTGGCAGAACGTCCTTCCCAAATTCCCGAACTTGTTAAAAAAGTGCTTAAGAAATCAGGGCATAAAAAGAA
Above is a genomic segment from Microcoleus sp. FACHB-68 containing:
- a CDS encoding succinate--CoA ligase subunit beta; the protein is MDLLEYQAKELFREMGIPVLPSQRIDHPSDLKGLRIPYPIALKSQVRVGGRGKAGGVKFVENTIDAVAAAQAIFHLPIMGEYPQVVLAESKYDADQEFYLAVILDRATRRPVLLGSIKGGIDAEATLEYIQLVVVDEEFSPFYARRLALKMGLKGELIESVSGIVQKMYQLFVQKDLDLVEINPLGISATGQVMALDGKVTANDEALGRHPELATLASKMSKRAKDEEIPPALANQNFVQLDGNIAIICNGAGLTMATLDLVCFTGGQPANFLNISPLSNEAGWRMASYDSIPGNPLPKEVDSWSEYLEQALELATQNKNVKVVLVNILGSVTLCEETAAAIETYLKRRESSSRTRSGLHVIVRLVGGNLSVAKERLSAIKVPLIEDLEEAVAKAVDKAKAVVGY
- a CDS encoding CoA-binding protein is translated as MSFKADSKVLIQGIAETLGSTHAALMKTYGTNVVAGVSAGKGGQTLHDIPVFDMVDQALPAVGPVDITAIFTPAYLVLDAALEAIAAGIRQIIIITEGVPPLDMVRLAAKAEATDTLVIGPSCPGVIVPGKVLLGTHPSEFYIPGPVGLISRSGTLTYEIARELTRSGLGQSTCVGIGGDAIVGSSFQQWLQILEEDDATEVIVLVGEIGGASEEAAARYIDEAIDKPVIAYIAGHHAPKGRRLGHAGAIITAGLADLGADVGTAESKMAAFKQAKVPVAERPSQIPELVKKVLKKSGHKKK